In Hahella sp. KA22, one genomic interval encodes:
- a CDS encoding GspH/FimT family pseudopilin → MHRKGFTLIELLAVLAIVGIVAGIGYPQLLQFIQNQKAISATNQLLGIINFTRNYAVSSGEPTTLCPSSNGKTCLNDWKHPLYVFVDSNNNQVIDSDETILRKLQSATEIEITWQSWGGNKYLQYQPSGFTYKQNGTFYICSIHQASTANNSIVINRGGRPRVSSNKEPKC, encoded by the coding sequence ATGCACCGCAAGGGATTTACCCTCATTGAGCTTTTGGCTGTTCTCGCAATCGTTGGCATAGTCGCCGGCATCGGCTATCCGCAACTCCTCCAATTTATTCAAAATCAGAAGGCTATTTCAGCTACCAACCAATTACTGGGCATCATTAACTTTACACGAAACTATGCAGTCAGCTCAGGTGAACCTACTACCCTGTGCCCATCCTCGAATGGCAAGACTTGTCTTAACGACTGGAAACACCCGCTATATGTTTTTGTCGATAGTAACAATAATCAAGTTATTGATAGCGATGAAACTATATTAAGAAAGCTGCAGAGCGCCACAGAAATCGAAATAACTTGGCAAAGTTGGGGTGGGAATAAGTATTTACAGTATCAACCAAGCGGCTTTACTTATAAGCAAAACGGTACGTTCTACATATGCTCGATCCATCAAGCGTCAACGGCAAACAACTCCATTGTGATTAACAGGGGAGGAAGACCTAGAGTCTCATCAAACAAAGAACCCAAGTGTTGA
- a CDS encoding type IV pilin protein yields MKLNRGFSLIELMIVVAIVGIIAAFAYPSYLESTAKSRRADAQSALMGLASAMERWYSGHSYSYTGAAAEGKDTGAPVASLFPSQAPLDSGTKYYDLVISAAASNTFTLQAKPIAGGAMEGDRCGTMQITSEGVRTAAETDCWR; encoded by the coding sequence ATGAAGCTCAATCGAGGCTTTAGTTTAATTGAATTAATGATCGTGGTAGCTATAGTGGGAATAATCGCAGCCTTTGCCTATCCAAGCTATTTGGAGTCCACAGCTAAGTCTCGTCGCGCTGATGCTCAATCAGCGTTGATGGGACTGGCTTCGGCTATGGAGAGATGGTACAGCGGCCATAGCTATAGTTACACTGGAGCTGCAGCTGAAGGAAAAGATACAGGAGCTCCTGTTGCAAGTCTGTTTCCTTCTCAAGCCCCATTGGACAGCGGTACGAAATATTACGACTTGGTTATTTCCGCAGCAGCGTCCAATACTTTCACATTGCAGGCTAAACCGATTGCTGGAGGGGCAATGGAAGGAGACCGCTGTGGCACAATGCAAATCACATCTGAAGGTGTGAGAACTGCAGCAGAAACAGACTGTTGGCGGTGA
- a CDS encoding pilus assembly protein — translation MKKLQQKFLWCASGFILVFPSAGFSASVSPTSQPLFLDSSVKHNIMLSIDDSGSMDWEVLFDNLKSDLYLDSDGNFIKNGVYSTSGYRYGYLFPNGYSDHYYTSTTKAGMMTNWGAVPPLRPYAFARSPDFNKSYYDPNVTYEPWPIYGGKLVGPDSTEYTTFGPASTSATRFDPLVSRTMKLFEDFTPPLADYSWQFYLSDNDMVCDNAGNSGSSCSSANIANYSDGSRYYRGSYYPATYYLKNTASSYTYDSSGGGGSVISPDYSQLFEAENYISEGSEFKKGTTLNSAGDMSASTYYSFSYISSDASYGNFIGVSNVSSSSPPRADSLPSVSTGEAVFDINLTGKVYIWIRRWFPSGNDDSVWLSIDGYGSSAIDALNNNGRWGTYGGQEWNGWIDSHSTSTSWVWEKWAVADLPASGVKKLRMRYRENRAFIDQVLVTTDSTITPAGQVVLSSSATKSYSCGDAIPSRYDEFVRKPGVYKFPAGSNIVALAPDGTCLEEYKITGTDTNVFANGATNTARTGVTVAQEKQNFANWFKYYRRRHQATRGAIGHSFQSIDGIRSGLFWINNQRSVSMFDMDKGTDVIGFLKDNYLHVGEGGTPLRDALHHAGSEYKKAGTITLQCQKNFTLLFTDGFNNNTLDEDIKNVDGTDKAAGAGNISYKAAAPFKDTNSNTLSDVSMLFYNSILRTDIPAGKVKTSSDCDLATHDSWLDCNPNLHMNTYTVGLGALGSSVYGKPRSDGGTYLKVKDAHNHHPTWPTITNDEDSTQVDDLYHAAVNGRGEMFNAQNPAALSVVLESALKDILSVIGSAATVTFNTASLKEESAVYSASFNSSAWTGDLHALDLDAKGNVLPYDADDPDYQGWSAESILRARIEKIYDDSIDDSEKDGRNIFTYSNNKTVRFDYDNLTATQKADFDVPDSSGTTAQDKVEYIKGKDISGLRSRSKSMGDIINSSPVYVGKPAQNYPDKDPFGEDLAGKRYSDFETAQKNRRAVVYVGSNDGMIHGFNANPRTDKDDSSTIIDDRGREVMAYIPNLIYSTTANSGLHYLTDPNYTHRYYVDQTPIAADVYFDGKWRTILVGGLRTGGKGIFALDVTTPDLFEAEQPAASSTTTPEYESLVLWEFDGGDDMGQQISTPIVAKMNSGDSDSWAVIFGNGFNSKSNTTKLYIVNVEPNSDHSVKFKTIDTQFTSSSTGGLTGGLSGVAVADVDGNGTADRIFAGDLNGNMWVFDVSSSNEGDWAVANKSGSSPAPLFTAKNSAGKVQPITAAPNLAFHPEKDGSDNLLVSFGTGKYLESGDPTNTDVQSVYVVWDKAKSSKSLTRSDLAPVYIEQSTTSVTVKDADGKDVTKTIDVRKTTEIKPGSVPKTGALVDWSSQSGWYMDFDAKTSTGADVATENGERLIVRPSIRNGFLVFNTLVPESDECGAGGHSWLMAMPLANGMTPSEPVFDLNNDGIVDSKDALVSGMGGFDAIVGSLNILGDNIYMSPSRTSSSGDGGSLTPIKVGADFGKSAEEGRIGWRELIPD, via the coding sequence ATGAAAAAGTTGCAACAAAAATTCTTATGGTGCGCCTCTGGATTCATTTTAGTATTTCCAAGTGCAGGTTTCTCAGCGAGTGTTAGTCCTACAAGCCAGCCTCTGTTTCTAGATTCTTCGGTGAAACATAATATTATGTTGTCAATAGATGACTCAGGCAGTATGGACTGGGAGGTGTTGTTTGATAATCTGAAGAGTGACTTGTATCTGGATAGTGATGGTAACTTTATTAAGAATGGGGTGTATTCCACCTCAGGGTATAGGTATGGATATCTTTTCCCGAATGGTTATAGTGATCACTATTATACAAGTACGACTAAAGCTGGCATGATGACTAACTGGGGTGCTGTGCCTCCTTTAAGGCCGTATGCATTTGCTCGTAGCCCTGATTTTAATAAATCATACTACGACCCAAATGTCACATACGAACCTTGGCCGATATATGGAGGAAAGCTGGTCGGCCCTGACTCGACAGAGTATACAACTTTTGGTCCTGCATCTACTTCTGCTACTAGATTTGACCCGCTAGTAAGCAGAACTATGAAACTGTTTGAAGACTTTACACCTCCCTTAGCAGACTACAGTTGGCAGTTTTATCTTTCTGATAACGATATGGTTTGTGACAATGCGGGTAACTCAGGGAGCTCTTGCTCTAGCGCTAATATTGCCAACTACTCAGATGGTTCTAGATACTATCGAGGGAGTTATTATCCGGCTACATACTATTTGAAGAATACAGCATCTTCATATACATATGATTCATCAGGTGGTGGGGGGAGCGTTATCTCTCCAGATTATTCTCAGTTGTTTGAGGCGGAGAATTATATAAGCGAAGGGTCGGAGTTTAAAAAAGGTACTACTTTAAATAGTGCGGGTGATATGAGTGCCAGCACTTACTATAGTTTCTCATATATTAGCTCTGACGCATCGTATGGAAATTTTATTGGTGTCAGCAACGTTAGTTCTAGCTCACCTCCGCGTGCTGACAGCTTGCCCAGTGTTTCAACTGGCGAGGCTGTTTTCGATATTAACTTGACTGGTAAAGTGTATATTTGGATTCGCCGTTGGTTTCCGAGTGGAAATGATGACTCCGTGTGGCTGAGTATTGATGGTTATGGTAGTTCAGCAATTGATGCGCTGAATAATAATGGTCGTTGGGGAACATATGGTGGGCAGGAGTGGAATGGTTGGATTGATAGTCATTCTACTTCAACATCCTGGGTATGGGAAAAGTGGGCTGTTGCTGACTTGCCAGCTAGCGGTGTAAAGAAACTGAGAATGCGTTACCGTGAGAATAGAGCGTTCATTGACCAAGTGTTGGTGACTACGGATTCAACAATCACTCCGGCAGGGCAAGTTGTGCTCTCTTCGTCTGCAACCAAATCATACTCTTGTGGAGACGCGATACCTAGCCGTTATGATGAGTTCGTGCGCAAGCCAGGGGTCTATAAGTTTCCAGCAGGATCGAACATAGTAGCTTTGGCTCCAGATGGCACTTGTCTTGAGGAGTATAAGATTACCGGCACTGATACGAATGTATTTGCAAATGGGGCGACAAATACTGCAAGAACTGGAGTAACTGTCGCGCAAGAGAAGCAGAATTTTGCTAACTGGTTTAAATATTATCGTCGGCGCCATCAAGCTACCAGAGGTGCTATAGGGCACTCTTTCCAGAGTATAGATGGGATTAGAAGTGGTCTTTTCTGGATTAATAATCAGCGCTCAGTCAGCATGTTCGATATGGACAAAGGTACTGATGTTATAGGCTTTTTGAAAGATAACTATTTGCACGTAGGAGAGGGTGGAACCCCTTTGCGTGATGCGTTGCATCACGCAGGTAGTGAATATAAAAAGGCAGGGACAATTACGTTGCAGTGTCAGAAAAATTTTACACTATTGTTTACTGACGGATTTAATAATAATACGTTGGATGAAGATATAAAGAACGTGGATGGAACTGATAAAGCTGCAGGCGCTGGAAATATTAGCTATAAAGCGGCTGCCCCTTTTAAAGATACGAATTCGAATACTTTGTCTGATGTCTCCATGCTTTTTTATAACTCAATTCTGAGGACAGATATCCCAGCAGGAAAAGTAAAGACTTCATCTGATTGTGATTTGGCAACCCATGATAGTTGGCTGGACTGCAATCCTAACTTGCATATGAATACATATACTGTTGGGCTTGGTGCGTTAGGCTCTTCAGTTTATGGCAAGCCAAGATCTGATGGCGGCACCTATTTGAAAGTAAAGGACGCCCATAACCATCACCCAACTTGGCCTACGATTACTAATGATGAAGACTCCACACAGGTTGATGATTTATATCATGCAGCAGTAAATGGAAGAGGGGAGATGTTTAATGCCCAGAATCCGGCTGCACTGAGCGTGGTTCTTGAGTCCGCACTGAAAGATATCTTGAGTGTTATTGGCTCTGCTGCAACAGTAACCTTCAATACTGCCTCGTTAAAAGAAGAGAGTGCAGTTTATTCGGCTAGCTTTAACTCATCTGCTTGGACAGGGGATCTTCATGCGCTTGACCTTGATGCGAAGGGTAATGTTCTTCCTTATGATGCAGATGACCCTGACTATCAAGGATGGTCCGCTGAATCAATATTAAGAGCACGAATAGAAAAAATATATGATGATTCAATAGATGATAGTGAAAAGGACGGCAGAAATATCTTTACGTACTCGAACAATAAAACTGTTCGATTTGACTACGACAACCTGACTGCTACACAGAAAGCGGATTTTGATGTGCCAGATTCATCAGGAACAACCGCTCAAGATAAAGTTGAATATATTAAAGGAAAGGATATCTCTGGCCTGAGATCACGTTCTAAGTCTATGGGAGATATTATCAATTCTTCGCCGGTATATGTAGGCAAGCCGGCGCAGAACTACCCTGATAAAGACCCCTTTGGAGAGGACCTGGCGGGGAAAAGGTATTCTGATTTTGAAACTGCGCAAAAAAACCGTCGGGCAGTTGTCTATGTCGGCTCTAATGACGGAATGATTCATGGTTTTAACGCTAACCCTCGAACAGATAAGGATGATTCTTCCACCATTATTGATGACAGAGGGCGTGAAGTGATGGCGTATATTCCTAACCTGATATATTCCACGACAGCTAACTCTGGTTTACATTACTTGACAGATCCTAATTACACACATCGTTACTATGTTGACCAAACCCCTATAGCTGCGGATGTGTATTTTGATGGCAAGTGGCGGACAATTCTTGTCGGAGGTTTGCGTACAGGCGGGAAAGGAATATTCGCGTTAGATGTGACAACCCCTGATTTATTTGAAGCGGAGCAACCAGCAGCCTCCTCCACCACTACGCCTGAGTATGAAAGTCTTGTACTTTGGGAGTTTGATGGCGGTGATGATATGGGACAGCAGATTTCTACCCCTATTGTTGCGAAGATGAATAGTGGAGACAGCGATAGCTGGGCTGTGATTTTTGGTAATGGATTTAATAGCAAGAGTAATACGACCAAGCTTTATATAGTGAATGTAGAGCCGAACTCAGACCATTCAGTAAAATTCAAGACAATTGACACTCAGTTTACAAGCTCATCTACTGGGGGGCTGACTGGGGGGCTCTCAGGCGTAGCTGTCGCTGATGTTGATGGAAACGGGACTGCCGACCGTATATTTGCTGGGGACCTGAATGGGAATATGTGGGTATTCGATGTTTCTAGTAGTAATGAAGGCGACTGGGCAGTAGCCAATAAATCGGGTAGCTCACCAGCTCCATTGTTTACAGCTAAAAACTCAGCAGGCAAAGTGCAACCTATTACAGCTGCGCCGAACTTGGCGTTTCACCCAGAGAAGGATGGTTCTGATAATTTGTTGGTTTCGTTTGGTACTGGAAAGTATCTTGAGTCTGGAGATCCGACAAATACAGATGTGCAGTCAGTATATGTCGTATGGGATAAAGCAAAGTCTAGTAAAAGTTTGACTCGATCAGATTTAGCCCCTGTCTATATAGAGCAGTCTACGACTTCAGTGACAGTAAAGGATGCTGATGGTAAAGATGTAACCAAAACTATTGATGTCAGAAAAACGACAGAAATCAAGCCAGGTAGTGTGCCTAAAACAGGGGCTTTGGTTGACTGGAGTTCACAGAGCGGTTGGTATATGGACTTTGATGCAAAAACTAGTACAGGGGCAGATGTAGCCACAGAGAACGGTGAGCGTCTAATCGTCAGACCGTCTATTCGAAATGGCTTTCTTGTGTTTAATACGCTAGTGCCTGAATCTGATGAGTGCGGTGCTGGAGGTCACTCTTGGCTTATGGCGATGCCATTGGCAAATGGAATGACGCCTTCAGAACCGGTTTTTGACTTGAATAATGACGGTATTGTTGATAGCAAAGATGCCTTAGTTTCTGGAATGGGTGGCTTTGACGCTATAGTAGGAAGCTTGAATATTTTAGGGGATAACATATACATGTCACCCTCAAGGACTTCATCATCTGGAGATGGCGGCTCTTTAACGCCTATAAAAGTGGGAGCTGACTTTGGTAAAAGTGCTGAAGAAGGCCGTATTGGATGGCGAGAACTGATACCTGACTAG
- a CDS encoding PilX N-terminal domain-containing pilus assembly protein — MLKKQSGAALFISLILLLVLTIIGLASMNDSVMQGKMSSAIQDSNLALHGVESAVREAESALDGMASPEGFGTTSGLYSETDKPAIYSKTLWTDDAKSIKAVGDDLKTSLGLNEEPRYIIQYVGQVGGTKDRKPGIDNYGHDTGQGEVLGFRIISRSTGGSGNSLRMVESYYGKRY, encoded by the coding sequence ATGTTAAAAAAACAGTCTGGAGCGGCGCTTTTTATCAGCTTGATACTGCTCCTGGTTCTAACAATTATTGGGCTTGCGTCAATGAATGATAGTGTCATGCAAGGAAAGATGTCTTCTGCCATTCAAGACTCTAATCTGGCATTGCATGGAGTGGAGAGTGCTGTGAGAGAGGCGGAGTCCGCGTTGGATGGTATGGCTTCACCTGAGGGGTTTGGAACGACTTCGGGGTTATACTCAGAAACAGATAAACCAGCGATTTACTCTAAAACACTTTGGACTGATGATGCAAAGTCTATAAAAGCTGTCGGTGATGACTTAAAAACATCCCTCGGTCTTAATGAAGAACCTCGTTATATCATTCAGTATGTTGGCCAAGTCGGCGGAACTAAAGATAGAAAGCCAGGTATCGATAATTATGGTCACGATACGGGGCAGGGAGAAGTCCTTGGATTTAGGATTATATCTCGAAGTACTGGAGGCTCAGGAAATTCTTTGAGGATGGTGGAAAGCTATTATGGAAAACGGTATTAA
- a CDS encoding PilW family protein yields MKHIRQSGLSLVELMIALALSALLIAGVIQIFNSNKTAFRVQDAFARVQENGRITSEVVSREIRSAAYLGCAKGLSFTNNVDVSKFSLTAVKQALAFDGGNMVEAFNDVSNTTGTDLANYGLVVGTASGNIVSGTDVLILRGAGPCEGGKVVSYNSGGGGTAQFKIEDATACGLSQNDIVLVTNCQNSEMFAISNNPLSGGTKDTIAHADNVNNSSKLSGNYSDDDSYLMKYRENIFYIGVGASGRNALFQMQFSGQKVETFELAEGVDDLQVLMGEDSDEDGTVNRYLEPGTTGLDNEKVVSVKTSFTLSSENSVDQGAGNQVVQTSLQSITTVRNRVK; encoded by the coding sequence ATGAAACATATCAGGCAGTCAGGCCTGTCACTTGTTGAACTAATGATAGCTCTTGCTTTGAGCGCGCTCTTGATTGCCGGTGTGATTCAAATATTCAACTCAAATAAAACGGCATTTAGGGTTCAAGACGCTTTTGCAAGAGTTCAGGAAAACGGTCGTATAACTAGCGAAGTGGTTAGTAGGGAAATCCGAAGTGCGGCATATCTTGGATGTGCGAAAGGATTGTCTTTCACGAATAATGTTGATGTATCTAAGTTCTCTCTTACGGCGGTTAAACAGGCTCTGGCTTTTGATGGGGGTAATATGGTTGAGGCTTTTAACGATGTCTCAAATACTACCGGTACCGACTTGGCCAATTACGGTCTGGTTGTAGGAACTGCCTCGGGGAATATTGTATCGGGTACTGATGTTCTTATATTGCGGGGGGCGGGCCCTTGTGAGGGTGGGAAAGTCGTTAGTTATAATTCAGGTGGCGGTGGAACAGCACAATTTAAAATTGAGGACGCTACAGCATGTGGGCTATCGCAAAATGATATTGTATTAGTAACAAACTGCCAGAACTCTGAGATGTTTGCTATATCAAATAACCCATTGTCCGGCGGGACAAAAGATACTATTGCGCATGCTGATAATGTAAATAATTCAAGTAAGTTGTCTGGAAACTACTCTGATGATGACTCTTACCTCATGAAGTACAGAGAAAATATATTTTACATTGGCGTGGGAGCTAGCGGCAGGAATGCTCTATTTCAAATGCAGTTCTCAGGCCAGAAAGTGGAAACTTTTGAATTGGCCGAAGGCGTTGATGATTTACAAGTACTCATGGGAGAAGACTCTGACGAAGATGGAACAGTTAATAGGTATTTAGAGCCTGGGACAACGGGCCTTGATAACGAAAAAGTCGTATCAGTCAAAACATCCTTTACCCTAAGTTCAGAAAATTCTGTTGATCAAGGTGCTGGAAATCAAGTGGTACAGACTTCGTTGCAGTCAATTACTACGGTTCGTAACCGCGTTAAGTAA
- the pilV gene encoding type IV pilus modification protein PilV → MNIRSPSSRQSGFTMIEILVAVVILAIGLLGVAGLQTLSVKASTNSSARSQAIYLANDMADRIRANLQGRKDSNYDAITGDAKKAACLTSTGCSAADMAANDKAEWLEELSNRLPNGKGELKHTGNLYTITITWDERVKQGADKDDANVALQQATLSYTFYP, encoded by the coding sequence ATGAATATACGTTCCCCAAGCTCTCGCCAGTCTGGCTTTACAATGATTGAAATACTAGTCGCAGTAGTAATTTTGGCTATTGGTTTGCTCGGTGTTGCTGGGCTTCAAACCCTCTCCGTCAAAGCATCGACGAACTCAAGCGCCCGTAGTCAGGCTATCTATCTTGCTAATGATATGGCGGACCGTATAAGAGCCAATCTTCAGGGGCGTAAAGACTCCAATTATGACGCAATTACAGGTGACGCTAAAAAAGCTGCCTGTCTTACAAGCACAGGGTGTTCTGCTGCAGATATGGCTGCCAATGATAAGGCTGAATGGTTAGAAGAGCTGTCCAATAGATTACCGAATGGTAAAGGCGAGCTTAAACATACTGGAAATTTATACACTATTACTATCACGTGGGATGAGCGTGTGAAGCAAGGTGCTGATAAAGATGACGCCAATGTTGCGCTCCAACAAGCTACGCTTAGTTATACCTTCTACCCCTAG
- a CDS encoding GspH/FimT family protein, translated as MWADANGDGAYDAGEEIRVYEGVKDSSTLSLNGGGTTIIYRASGFASASANFKLCSSNANVQGRAVTISAAGRVSVAEETCP; from the coding sequence ATTTGGGCTGATGCTAATGGTGACGGGGCTTATGACGCAGGTGAAGAGATACGGGTATATGAAGGTGTGAAAGACAGTTCGACTCTTAGCTTAAACGGAGGGGGGACAACGATAATCTATCGTGCCTCAGGTTTTGCTTCCGCTAGTGCTAACTTCAAACTCTGTAGTTCAAATGCAAATGTACAGGGTCGTGCGGTGACTATCAGTGCAGCTGGCCGTGTAAGTGTCGCGGAGGAAACTTGCCCATGA
- a CDS encoding Tfp pilus assembly protein FimT/FimU: protein MKQKGFTLVELMVVIAILAITLVLGLPSFSNLIDSNRVTANTNTLVGALNLARMEAVNRGGKSGLAEPVEPQAGLLDIGFGLMLMVTGLMTQVKRYGYMKV, encoded by the coding sequence ATGAAGCAGAAAGGTTTTACATTAGTTGAGTTGATGGTTGTTATCGCCATTCTGGCTATAACATTAGTTCTGGGGCTCCCCAGTTTTTCTAATTTAATTGATAGTAATCGCGTGACTGCCAATACGAATACCCTTGTAGGAGCGCTAAATTTAGCTCGAATGGAAGCAGTTAACAGGGGGGGGAAATCAGGGTTAGCGGAACCGGTGGAACCTCAAGCTGGGCTTCTGGATATAGGATTTGGGCTGATGCTAATGGTGACGGGGCTTATGACGCAGGTGAAGAGATACGGGTATATGAAGGTGTGA